The genomic segment AAATTTGTGCTTCAACTTTTTGTTGTACATAATGTACACCAAACTATTCATCTTTTTTGTGCTCAGACGATTTCTTCTCTTTGTGTGCACTTGATTGAACGTACTCCAATTACGTTCACATGCCGATGCTGAACAAGTAAGACCTAGAACTCTTGTTGCAAATGACTTGAGTTCTGGAACTTCATCTCCAAAGTTGTCCCACCATTCAACTATACAAATTAAAGACATGAAAAAAGAAGCAAAGTaatgaataatttattttataatattaatataaactataataaaacaaaaaatgagATAAAAGTTTAAGTATTCACCAGGTGGACGTGATAAGGATGATCTGAAGCCAAACAATCCTCGCTTGTATTTATACTCATCAAGTTGGGCATCGACCTTCACATATGTTTCTTGGTCCTTGATGAGTCTATCCATGCACTTATACAAACCAGTTTTAATCTCTGGATGCTCGGAAACATTGGGACTCCATCTGAATCGAGGATTCAAGTAATATGCAGTTGCATGCAAGTCGCGATGCAATTGAAACTCCCACTTTTGATCAATGATCTCCCAAATCTCCTTATATGAAGACACGTCTCCATCTAAGTTCTTTGCTATCTTTTCTTTTGCCTCATCCATAGCACCATAAATAAATCCCATTGCCGGTGTCCTCTCACCATCAACTATTCTTAAAACATTCACAAGGGGCTTTGTGGTTTTTATGGAATAAACCACACTAGGCCAAAATGTATTATCATTCATTATGATTTTCTTCACAGCTTTCCCTTCAGGTTTCTTTGCCCATGCACAACTTGACCATTCTTTTGAAACAAACATCATTTGTAGTGATTGCTTCAATTGATGCATACTTTCTAAAGTTAGAAAGGCAGTGGCGAATCGTGTGACAGCTGGTCGAAGAAGATCTTTCTTTGCAAATTTTCTTGTTAAACTCAACACCCATTGATGGTTATGGATGAAATTGCTAACTCTCTTTGCTTTAAGCAAAGCATTTTTATGTTGTGGCAATTCTCCAATTTTCTCAAGCATCAAATCAATACAATGAGCAGCACACGGAGTCCAATACAAACTTTTTCTCTTCTCCATTAATAATCTTCCAGCGGCCTTGTATGCACTTGCATTATCTGTGACCACCTGAATGACAATATCTTCTCCAATTTCTTCAACAACATCATCAAGCAATTCAAACAATTTTTGTGCATCTTTTACACAATCTGATGCATCAATAGTTTTCAAAAAAACAGTCCCATAGGGATTGTTAACTAGAAAATTGATCAGACTCCTATTTCTCATATCTGACCAACCATCTGATAATAATGAAACCCCTGTTCGTTTCCATGTTGCTTTGATCTCATTCACAATTTCGGATgttgtcttctcttcttcttttagtATCCAAGTCCTCATTTCATGCATTGTTGGAGCTTTCAATCCTCGACCATAATTCCCAACCGAACGCAACATATTGAAATATGATGGGCTTCTTGCACAATTAAATGGGATCCCATTCTCAAAAAAGAATCTCCCAATATCTAAACATACTTGATTTCGATGCTCTTTAGCACTCGTTGGAGTCATTTTTGTGGCAGcggtatttttttcattttcctcatctCCTTTATTCTCCATAAATCGATCCATAGGCCCTCTAACACCTCTAGAACTATTGCTAGGACAAGAATTCACACCCTCCAAAGGATTGCCACTACCAAAACCACTAGGTCCATCACCAAAGTAGGATCCACAATCCACCGCCTCATCAAACTTTCGTTGAGAAATAAATTTTGTAGTTTCATAGTCTTTCAAATATTGACTTATCTCCTCCTTGACTTCTTTAGGTACTTTAGGACATGGTTTTACATCTCTGTGTGTGCAAGCAAGATGTTCTTTCACTCTCTTCACCCCTCCCTTAATATCTTTACTACAAAAATTACACTTTAAATACTTTGTATCCTTTTTTTCCACCTTTTTCCGGCACTTCTATTTCAACACTATACTTCCAAGCAGGATATTTTCTACTCATCCTTCCCAACTTAAATTCAGCAACtaaaagcataaaataaaattaaaaattcagcaactttaaaacaaaaactaaggaaattaaaaaacaaaaaacagagaaGATTAAGGAAATTATTTACCTCTCTAAAATAATCAACTTTGACAAAAACTAAGGCTGGTAGCTGCCTTGACTTTGAGAAAAAgaggtgaaaaaaaaaaaactgagatGATGGGTGAGAGGAGAGAGCTTCTTGCTTGAAAATGAGAGAAATGAAAAGAGTGTGAGGGAGAGCTTGGATGATGGAGAGAGCCTACTGTGCAGTTGGAGCTTGCTGTGAAGTGTGAGAGAGAGCTTGGTGCTGCCGTGAaggagaaagaaaagagagaaagatgGGAGATGTTGGTTCTGCCGTGAAGGAGAAAGAGAAGAGGGAAATAGGAGAAACTTAGGGTTTTTTTAACTTAAAATCTGATCACTTAAGCCCAAATTTTAAgcccatttaattaaaaaaaagccCAAAACATTATTTTGAAAAAGGCCCCACGGTTTGAGGCAATAAAACAGCCATAAAAAATCAAGACCATGAGGCGTACGCCTCAGACCGCCTCGAACCGCCTCGCCTCGGACCGCCTCACCCACGTGAGGCGTGCGCCTCACTGCCACACTATGAGGCGTCGCCTCAGATACGTTTTTTCACCGCCTCGCCTCGAGGCGCGCCTCGAGGCGTACGCCTCAAACGTTTTTTTAAACCATGCTGTCAATATCAATTCAACTAAATCAAACAACACTATGATAATCTTTCTTATCTCGccacaacacacaaatttctcagatcctacttcactaagacacacaagttctcaagcTCCCGTTATCACCACAGCAGACAATAATGATATatatcagaacctacttcactatggatgaatatttaagatattcaaactcctctaacatttgcataatattaaaataaaaataaacgacatacctcttgcaaaatgcaaacaaaaataagagTTTACCATGAGGCAGCTCAATTATCTGCACAACGCATAAAATAAATATTGAAGTGTCAAATCTATGTTGCTATCTCATATatgaattaattttattaattaaacatatctcaaaatatatattactgaatggaaaaaaaattatggatGGAAAAATTGTAAAATTTCTTTCACCAACAATAAAGATATGTAAAATTTGTGGTTTGTATATTCCTATAGGCAAGACAGTACTCTATTTATTCTTGCTTATACTCATGTATCACTTTCTAGGAAATTGTATGAGACTCAGTTAGACAAATCCAGGTGTACAAAAGAGACTTTTCTATATCATGGACTGATTGTATCCGCGCATGGTGCTTTCCATAAACTAAAGTACATTTCTAggaagtttatttattttaatatcttGCTTATCTGAAATTCTCCAACCACATATTGAAATAAAATTAACTCTAACAAGATAAACAAAGACCTCCAACAAGCATATCAACAATTAAATTTGAGTTAACATCTGTACATACAGAAGAAAATGGAATTACTGGTTATTGAAGAATTTAATCAAACAGTTTATATGCACACCAAATTTCGAAAAGAACAAAATATAATATCATCGTAAATGGAAAAATATAACAGAAGAAAGAAGCAAAAATTCATTCCCATTAAGATACAGATacatacaaagagaagaaggaataGAAATAATATCCTTACAGAACAAACATATAAATTCATTTCCATACACAtacagaaaaacaga from the Humulus lupulus chromosome X, drHumLupu1.1, whole genome shotgun sequence genome contains:
- the LOC133807295 gene encoding uncharacterized protein LOC133807295, yielding MDRFMENKGDEENEKNTAATKMTPTSAKEHRNQVCLDIGRFFFENGIPFNCARSPSYFNMLRSVGNYGRGLKAPTMHEMRTWILKEEEKTTSEIVNEIKATWKRTGVSLLSDGWSDMRNRSLINFLVNNPYGTVFLKTIDASDCVKDAQKLFELLDDVVEEIGEDIVIQVVTDNASAYKAAGRLLMEKRKSLYWTPCAAHCIDLMLEKIGELPQHKNALLKAKRVSNFIHNHQWVLSLTRKFAKKDLLRPAVTRFATAFLTLESMHQLKQSLQMMFVSKEWSSCAWAKKPEGKAVKKIIMNDNTFWPSVVYSIKTTKPLVNVLRIVDGERTPAMGFIYGAMDEAKEKIAKNLDGDVSSYKEIWEIIDQKWEFQLHRDLHATAYYLNPRFRWSPNVSEHPEIKTGLYKCMDRLIKDQETYVKVDAQLDEYKYKRGLFGFRSSLSRPPGEYLNFYLIFCFIIVYINIIK